The Ignatzschineria rhizosphaerae genome contains a region encoding:
- a CDS encoding metal ABC transporter ATP-binding protein, which yields MNALEISNLTVSYKAHPVVHHLSVGFPVGKSTAIVGPNGAGKSTLLKAIMGLVPYSEGVIEKAETLKVSYLSQISEIRRDLPLTLFELVSAGAYHKMGLFGRLTQEIADEVEEALHFVGLEGFGDRSIDSLSGGQFQKALFARIVVEGADLILLDEPFNAMDVRTTKELCELIKRWESEGKTVIVVLHDLGLACQYFSNTLILARDKIAFGKSQEVVTGDNLLRAESVSLGWESDAWCED from the coding sequence ATGAATGCATTAGAAATTTCAAATTTAACAGTCAGTTATAAGGCGCATCCGGTGGTTCATCATCTATCGGTAGGGTTTCCTGTGGGCAAAAGCACAGCTATTGTTGGTCCTAATGGGGCTGGGAAAAGTACGCTTTTAAAAGCGATTATGGGGCTAGTACCTTATTCTGAAGGGGTAATTGAGAAGGCGGAAACCTTAAAGGTTAGCTATCTTTCGCAGATTTCAGAGATTCGCAGGGACCTTCCTTTAACGCTCTTTGAGTTGGTTAGTGCAGGAGCTTACCACAAGATGGGACTCTTTGGTCGCTTGACTCAAGAGATTGCAGATGAGGTTGAGGAGGCGCTTCATTTTGTGGGCTTGGAAGGATTTGGTGATCGTAGTATTGATTCACTTTCAGGTGGGCAGTTTCAAAAAGCGCTCTTTGCTAGAATTGTGGTCGAAGGTGCTGATTTAATTCTACTCGATGAGCCTTTTAATGCGATGGATGTAAGAACAACAAAAGAGCTCTGTGAATTGATTAAACGCTGGGAATCAGAAGGAAAAACTGTCATTGTAGTGCTTCATGATTTAGGACTAGCCTGTCAATATTTCTCAAACACGCTTATTTTAGCAAGAGATAAGATCGCTTTTGGTAAGAGCCAAGAGGTGGTCACCGGAGATAATTTGCTGCGAGCAGAGTCTGTGTCGTTAGGGTGGGAAAGTGATGCGTGGTGTGAGGATTGA
- a CDS encoding metal ABC transporter permease produces MLELLYSLFIDPFIMLPFLKRALVASMMIAVSSGLVGVFLLLNRMSLVGDALSHGVLPGIAIAFLFFGFNIYAMSFGGVIAGVSIAIVASLISHYTNLKEDASFAALYLFSLAIGVVLIMEMGSQADLLHILFGSVLAVDESSLYLVWSVLVMTLMILSLIYRPLLLYIVDPLYLALKTKAGLFFYGLFLFLVVLNLVASFQVLGTLMTVGMMMIPAICARLWSNRMERVLLIAIILGVLGAYLGLVASVHYDIASGPMIILVLASFYVVSLFFGFEGGIFRRKSGKIHRKA; encoded by the coding sequence ATGTTAGAACTACTTTATTCTCTTTTTATTGATCCATTTATCATGTTGCCCTTTTTAAAAAGAGCATTAGTCGCTTCGATGATGATCGCTGTATCATCAGGATTAGTCGGTGTTTTTCTTTTGCTTAATCGAATGAGCCTTGTGGGAGATGCACTAAGTCACGGCGTATTGCCAGGGATTGCAATTGCTTTTCTCTTTTTCGGATTTAATATCTATGCCATGAGTTTTGGTGGCGTAATTGCCGGGGTATCGATCGCGATAGTGGCATCTTTAATCTCGCATTATACAAATTTAAAAGAAGATGCCAGTTTTGCCGCTCTTTACCTATTTTCACTGGCCATTGGGGTTGTATTGATCATGGAGATGGGCTCGCAGGCGGATCTATTGCACATTCTCTTTGGCTCAGTATTAGCCGTTGATGAATCGTCGCTCTATTTAGTCTGGAGTGTATTGGTGATGACGTTAATGATTTTATCGCTAATTTATCGCCCATTATTATTATATATCGTCGATCCCCTCTATTTAGCATTAAAGACAAAGGCAGGATTATTCTTTTACGGATTGTTTCTGTTTTTAGTAGTACTGAACTTAGTGGCATCATTTCAAGTTCTTGGAACCCTGATGACCGTTGGAATGATGATGATCCCGGCAATTTGTGCAAGGCTTTGGAGTAATCGCATGGAAAGGGTGCTCTTAATTGCGATTATTCTAGGCGTTTTAGGGGCATATTTGGGATTAGTTGCCTCTGTCCATTATGATATAGCTTCAGGGCCGATGATTATTTTAGTCTTAGCTAGCTTTTATGTTGTTTCGCTGTTCTTTGGGTTTGAGGGCGGTATTTTTAGACGTAAAAGCGGCAAAATACATCGTAAAGCATGA
- a CDS encoding MoaD/ThiS family protein — MITITYFGNLKDQLQCSEETIAWESGDTESLLTMLRERGALWAQALAPENIFRVVVNEEITFSVTEIVSGDRVALLPPVTGG; from the coding sequence GTGATTACTATTACCTATTTTGGGAACTTAAAAGATCAGCTTCAATGTAGTGAAGAGACGATAGCGTGGGAATCTGGAGATACTGAAAGCTTACTGACGATGCTACGTGAAAGAGGCGCTTTATGGGCTCAGGCTTTGGCGCCAGAGAATATCTTTCGAGTCGTGGTGAATGAAGAGATCACTTTTTCGGTAACAGAGATTGTATCAGGGGATCGTGTTGCACTCTTACCACCTGTAACAGGAGGTTAA